The Serratia rhizosphaerae genome has a segment encoding these proteins:
- a CDS encoding histidine phosphatase family protein, whose translation MKKWLAALILCTSTAAGAAENITPPPSEEAINIYFARHGKTLFNTFDRVQGWADSPLTEDGIRVARYLGEGLKGIKFDSYYSSDAGRQRETMAVILRQAGVKDYQLTELPGLREAFFGGFEGGWNKDMADAGARQLGMKDGGELFSKMKAGELTQDKSQNALAAADPKGMAENYQQVKQRTQAALRTIVDNAKAHGDKNVLAISSGTSMQIMISDLTEDPAKNKPLSNAAVVKVVYQNGKYTVPEIGSMKYVEAGKQALDKNK comes from the coding sequence ATGAAAAAATGGTTAGCGGCACTGATATTATGTACCAGTACGGCGGCAGGCGCAGCAGAGAATATTACACCGCCGCCGTCAGAAGAGGCGATAAATATTTATTTTGCGCGCCATGGCAAAACGCTGTTTAACACCTTCGATCGCGTACAGGGATGGGCGGACTCGCCGCTGACCGAGGACGGCATCCGCGTGGCGCGCTATCTGGGCGAAGGGCTGAAAGGCATCAAATTCGACAGTTATTACTCCAGCGACGCCGGCCGTCAGCGTGAAACCATGGCGGTTATTTTACGCCAGGCAGGGGTAAAAGATTACCAGCTAACCGAGCTGCCCGGCCTGCGCGAGGCCTTCTTCGGGGGCTTTGAGGGCGGCTGGAATAAAGATATGGCGGACGCCGGCGCGCGGCAGCTGGGGATGAAAGACGGCGGCGAGCTGTTCAGCAAAATGAAGGCAGGCGAGCTGACGCAGGATAAGAGTCAGAACGCGCTGGCGGCGGCGGACCCGAAAGGGATGGCGGAAAATTATCAGCAGGTGAAACAGAGAACGCAGGCGGCGCTGCGCACTATTGTCGATAATGCCAAAGCGCACGGTGATAAAAATGTACTGGCGATTTCCTCCGGCACCTCGATGCAGATTATGATTTCTGATTTGACCGAGGATCCGGCTAAGAATAAACCGTTGTCGAACGCCGCGGTGGTCAAAGTGGTTTATCAGAACGGCAAATATACGGTGCCGGAAATTGGCTCGATGAAATATGTTGAAGCCGGCAAGCAGGCGCTCGATAAAAATAAATAA
- a CDS encoding HNH endonuclease → MLFSVIAEMDESKWDDKPGEEYHFPKRYAKMLMPGTRVVYYKGRLRDRQFRGQRLSDEPHYFAIATIANVYPDPNAKRGELYAIVKDFQPFTQPLLAKNHQGYFEEIPANRQSNYWRDGVRPIDQGIFQKILEQAHLGSVVQPETDVDTDDNTHLESASYREGGKIRYFNTKYERDPQLRRAAVKLHGVTCSACGFNFKDFYGDYAEGFIHIHHIQPVSEFGGEKEVNPVTDLVPLCANCHSIIHRRKDRTLSVDELKVMIASNKDVKT, encoded by the coding sequence ATGCTATTTAGCGTAATTGCAGAAATGGATGAGTCGAAGTGGGATGATAAGCCGGGCGAGGAGTACCATTTCCCGAAACGTTACGCCAAAATGCTTATGCCTGGTACGAGGGTCGTTTACTATAAGGGACGTTTGAGGGATCGGCAGTTTCGTGGACAACGTCTTTCTGATGAGCCGCACTATTTTGCCATTGCTACAATAGCCAATGTTTACCCCGACCCTAATGCGAAACGGGGAGAGTTGTACGCCATAGTGAAAGATTTTCAACCGTTTACTCAGCCATTATTGGCCAAAAACCACCAAGGCTATTTTGAAGAGATACCGGCTAACCGGCAGTCTAATTATTGGCGCGATGGGGTTCGTCCCATTGACCAAGGTATCTTTCAAAAAATCCTCGAACAAGCGCACCTTGGCTCAGTCGTACAGCCAGAAACGGACGTTGATACGGATGACAACACCCACTTAGAATCGGCTAGCTATCGAGAAGGTGGAAAAATACGCTACTTTAACACCAAATATGAGCGTGACCCGCAGCTACGGCGTGCGGCGGTGAAGTTACATGGTGTTACTTGCAGCGCCTGCGGCTTTAATTTTAAAGATTTTTATGGCGATTATGCCGAAGGGTTTATTCATATCCACCATATTCAGCCCGTGTCTGAATTTGGTGGTGAGAAAGAGGTAAACCCTGTAACAGATTTAGTACCGCTCTGTGCCAATTGTCACAGTATTATTCATCGTAGAAAAGATAGAACTCTGTCGGTCGATGAACTAAAAGTGATGATTGCATCAAACAAGGACGTCAAAACGTAG
- the licT gene encoding BglG family transcription antiterminator LicT: protein MKIAKILNNNVVVVLGEHQREQVVMGRGLAFQKRVGDPLDAAMIEKVFALQSDELVSRLGELLSQIPLEVMTACDRIIELARARLGKLQESLYITLTDHCHYAIERQKSGLAIKNALLWETKRLYPREFELGQEARAIIARRLGVELDEDEAGFIALHLVTAQLNSAMPEVMHVTRVMQEILQLVKYQLRLEYDEESLSYQRFVTHLKFFAQRMLTRTVVPDDDVTLHGAVKDNYAKAWKCAEKIAQHLRSGYQRDLTTEEIMFLTIHIERVRKEGNKRTG, encoded by the coding sequence ATGAAAATCGCCAAAATACTTAATAATAATGTGGTGGTGGTTCTGGGTGAGCATCAGCGTGAGCAGGTGGTGATGGGGCGCGGGCTGGCGTTTCAGAAGCGCGTAGGCGACCCGTTGGATGCTGCCATGATTGAAAAAGTGTTCGCGCTGCAGAGCGACGAGCTGGTCAGCCGGCTGGGCGAGCTGCTCAGCCAGATTCCGCTGGAGGTGATGACCGCCTGCGACCGTATTATCGAGCTGGCGCGCGCGCGTCTGGGGAAGCTGCAGGAAAGCCTGTATATCACCCTGACCGACCACTGCCACTACGCCATTGAACGGCAAAAGAGCGGGCTGGCGATCAAGAACGCGCTGCTGTGGGAAACCAAACGCCTCTATCCCAGGGAGTTTGAGCTGGGCCAGGAAGCGCGGGCCATCATCGCCCGGCGGCTCGGCGTGGAGCTGGACGAGGACGAGGCCGGTTTTATCGCCCTGCATCTGGTCACCGCGCAGCTAAACAGCGCGATGCCGGAGGTGATGCACGTGACCCGGGTGATGCAGGAGATCCTGCAGCTGGTGAAGTACCAGCTGCGGCTGGAGTATGATGAAGAGTCGCTCAGCTACCAGCGCTTTGTCACCCACCTGAAGTTTTTCGCCCAGCGCATGCTGACGCGCACAGTGGTGCCGGACGACGACGTCACCCTGCACGGTGCGGTGAAGGACAACTACGCCAAAGCCTGGAAGTGCGCGGAGAAAATTGCGCAGCACCTGCGCAGCGGCTATCAGCGCGATCTGACGACGGAAGAGATTATGTTCCTGACTATCCATATCGAGCGGGTACGCAAAGAGGGCAACAAGCGAACGGGGTGA
- a CDS encoding DcrB-related protein, whose protein sequence is MPDFSRCAFTEGSVKLPEGYRDRSVNVLLAGDDISPSLNISRDELLADETLADYVTRQLAALADGLKGWVQKSREPATLGNGVLSGECVHASYMRDGKRIWQRQAVFALPQGQVLVFTLAQPRKLTAQDEALLQQVLASYQPAADAASRA, encoded by the coding sequence ATGCCTGATTTCTCCCGTTGCGCCTTTACCGAAGGCAGCGTCAAGCTGCCTGAAGGCTACCGCGATCGCAGCGTTAACGTGCTGTTGGCCGGGGATGACATCTCCCCCTCTTTAAATATTTCCCGCGATGAACTGCTGGCGGACGAGACGCTGGCGGACTATGTGACGCGTCAGCTGGCGGCGCTGGCCGACGGCCTGAAAGGCTGGGTGCAGAAAAGCCGTGAACCGGCGACGCTGGGTAATGGCGTCCTGAGCGGCGAGTGCGTGCATGCCAGCTATATGCGTGACGGCAAGCGCATCTGGCAGCGTCAGGCGGTGTTTGCCCTGCCGCAGGGACAGGTATTGGTGTTCACGCTGGCGCAGCCGCGCAAGCTGACGGCGCAGGACGAGGCGTTGCTGCAACAGGTATTGGCGAGTTATCAGCCGGCGGCGGATGCCGCCTCACGGGCGTAA
- the surE gene encoding 5'/3'-nucleotidase SurE has translation MKTKILTAVMLGALATTAHAIEKPMKILLVNDDGCESIGTTTLQDKLTAKGYDVWLVAPATNQSGIGSAITFKPGKIFNVKKMGDKRYCFPGTPADALDFGLWGVLQNAAPDLVISGVNDGPNTGMAQVNSGTVSAAARAVRYGFPAIAASIGYRFTQQEMDNNWPSTHQYWPDAVDYVVDMVDKLNSARQAGAAVLPKGSGLSINYPPLPESEIKGVHYIGNEQYPTPQIGYQLRPDGTAQQTMNPAALEPTTADNDSGWLNKGYITYTLFSGSWNAPQFQPQYEALLGK, from the coding sequence ATGAAAACAAAAATACTGACTGCCGTAATGCTGGGAGCACTGGCGACAACCGCACATGCCATTGAGAAGCCAATGAAAATTCTGCTGGTTAATGACGATGGCTGCGAATCCATCGGCACCACAACCCTGCAGGATAAGCTGACCGCCAAGGGATACGATGTCTGGCTGGTTGCGCCGGCCACCAACCAGAGCGGCATTGGTTCCGCCATCACCTTTAAGCCCGGCAAAATTTTCAACGTCAAAAAAATGGGCGATAAGCGCTACTGCTTCCCGGGCACCCCGGCTGACGCGCTGGACTTCGGCCTGTGGGGCGTACTGCAAAACGCAGCGCCCGATCTGGTGATCTCCGGCGTTAACGACGGCCCGAATACCGGTATGGCCCAGGTGAACTCCGGCACCGTCAGCGCCGCAGCGCGGGCTGTACGTTACGGTTTTCCGGCCATCGCCGCCAGTATCGGCTACCGCTTTACGCAACAGGAAATGGACAACAACTGGCCGAGCACACATCAATACTGGCCAGACGCCGTGGACTACGTGGTCGACATGGTGGACAAACTCAACAGCGCCCGTCAGGCCGGCGCCGCCGTACTGCCAAAAGGCTCCGGCCTGAGCATCAACTACCCGCCGCTGCCGGAGTCAGAAATAAAAGGGGTGCACTACATCGGCAACGAACAATACCCGACGCCGCAGATCGGTTACCAGCTACGGCCAGACGGCACGGCGCAGCAAACCATGAACCCTGCCGCGCTGGAACCGACAACCGCCGATAACGACAGCGGCTGGCTGAATAAGGGGTATATCACCTACACCCTCTTTAGCGGTTCCTGGAACGCACCGCAGTTCCAGCCGCAGTATGAGGCCTTGCTGGGCAAATAA
- a CDS encoding putative T6SS immunity periplasmic lipoprotein — MRKKLILTIAGISLLSGCFGDRLDRRYAPDLPIEASLRANQDVCIYPPPQDGELQDTLLITDGAEDKLLEVGGRALAQGLCVTPHDYRFQAGRLYSMRLNFVPEEPRRQLQDRYARAFVARFKIIEQNGQWRLDNLPIENGKP; from the coding sequence ATGAGAAAGAAATTAATATTGACGATCGCCGGCATCAGTTTACTCAGCGGTTGTTTCGGCGACCGGCTGGACCGGCGTTATGCGCCTGACTTACCGATAGAGGCTTCACTGCGCGCCAATCAAGACGTTTGTATTTATCCGCCGCCACAAGATGGCGAGCTGCAGGATACGCTGCTCATCACGGATGGTGCGGAAGACAAGCTGCTGGAGGTGGGCGGGCGGGCATTGGCACAGGGACTCTGCGTTACTCCGCATGACTACCGCTTTCAGGCCGGCCGTCTTTATAGCATGAGGCTGAACTTTGTGCCTGAAGAGCCGCGCCGGCAGCTGCAGGATCGCTATGCACGGGCTTTTGTCGCCAGGTTTAAAATCATCGAGCAAAACGGGCAGTGGCGGCTTGATAATCTGCCTATTGAAAATGGGAAGCCGTGA
- the bglF gene encoding PTS beta-glucoside transporter subunit IIABC, whose product MKYQELAGDILQGVGGRENIISLVHCATRLRFKLNDSTLADAAGLKNNPGVIMVVESGGQFQVVIGNHVHEVYQAVCRAAGLNDESPAAAPQQGEKSSLLARFIDVVSGIFTPFLGVMAASGILKGFLALSLVGGLLSESSGAYRMLFAASDALFYFLPIVLGYTAGKKFGGNPFLTMVIGGALVHPLMLEAFHASSAGETITFFGIPVVLINYVSSVIPIIASAWFCCWLERQSNKVMPSAVKNFFTPLLCLLVTVPLTFLVIGPLATGLGELLAAGFQVVYQFAPWLAGGILGALWQVCVIFGLHWGLVPLMMNNMAVLGHDPMIPLLLPAVFGQVGAALGVFLKTRDPRLKTLAGSGAVAGVFGITEPVVYGVTLPNRRPFIFGCVGGAVGGAIIALAQSKVYSFGLASIFTLAQLIPANGFDTTVWGAIIGVVVALVLAALLTLIAGLPKQPATAEDAAAAPAAAGDDDILAPLTGVAVALDAVPDPTFASGLMGQGAAIIPAEGRVVAPFHGEVASLFSTKHALGLLSDSGIEVLIHVGIDTVKLNGEHFTAHIKEGDKIAPGDLLVEFDREAILRAGYDLSTPVIISNSEDYAGVENIYPTPDVHAGASFLQVKRNNKGDNHE is encoded by the coding sequence ATGAAATATCAGGAGTTGGCCGGCGACATTCTGCAAGGTGTCGGCGGGCGCGAAAATATTATCAGCCTCGTCCACTGTGCAACCCGGCTGCGGTTTAAACTTAATGACTCAACCCTGGCGGACGCCGCCGGGCTGAAGAACAACCCCGGCGTGATTATGGTGGTCGAAAGCGGCGGGCAATTTCAGGTGGTGATCGGCAACCATGTGCACGAGGTGTATCAGGCGGTCTGCCGCGCCGCGGGGCTGAACGACGAGTCGCCGGCAGCCGCGCCGCAGCAGGGGGAGAAATCCAGCCTGCTGGCGCGCTTTATCGATGTGGTTTCCGGCATTTTCACCCCGTTCCTCGGCGTGATGGCGGCATCGGGTATCTTAAAAGGCTTTCTTGCCCTCAGCCTGGTCGGCGGCTTGCTGAGCGAGAGCAGCGGCGCCTACCGCATGCTGTTTGCCGCCAGCGACGCGCTGTTCTACTTCCTGCCGATCGTGCTGGGCTACACCGCCGGTAAAAAATTCGGCGGCAACCCGTTCCTGACCATGGTGATCGGCGGCGCGCTGGTGCACCCGCTGATGCTGGAGGCGTTCCATGCCAGCAGCGCGGGCGAAACCATCACTTTTTTCGGCATCCCCGTGGTGCTGATTAATTACGTCTCCTCGGTGATCCCGATTATCGCCTCCGCCTGGTTCTGCTGCTGGCTGGAGCGTCAGAGCAACAAAGTGATGCCGTCGGCGGTGAAAAACTTCTTCACGCCGCTGCTTTGCCTGCTGGTCACCGTACCGCTGACTTTTCTGGTCATCGGGCCGCTGGCGACCGGACTGGGCGAACTGCTGGCCGCCGGTTTCCAGGTGGTTTATCAATTCGCGCCGTGGCTGGCGGGCGGCATTCTCGGCGCGCTGTGGCAGGTTTGCGTGATCTTCGGCCTGCACTGGGGGCTGGTGCCGCTGATGATGAACAACATGGCGGTGTTGGGTCATGACCCGATGATCCCGCTGCTGCTGCCGGCGGTATTTGGCCAGGTGGGCGCCGCGCTCGGCGTATTCCTGAAGACCCGTGACCCGCGTCTGAAAACGCTGGCCGGCTCCGGCGCCGTCGCCGGCGTGTTCGGCATTACCGAACCCGTGGTGTACGGCGTCACGCTGCCTAACCGCCGCCCGTTTATTTTTGGCTGCGTCGGCGGCGCGGTTGGCGGCGCAATCATCGCCCTTGCCCAAAGCAAAGTTTATTCCTTTGGTCTGGCCAGCATCTTTACACTGGCGCAGCTCATCCCCGCCAACGGCTTCGACACCACGGTATGGGGCGCAATTATCGGCGTCGTGGTGGCGTTGGTGCTGGCCGCGCTGCTGACTCTGATCGCCGGGCTGCCGAAACAGCCGGCAACGGCTGAAGACGCCGCCGCAGCGCCGGCCGCCGCCGGCGACGACGATATTCTGGCGCCGCTGACCGGCGTGGCCGTCGCGCTGGATGCGGTGCCGGACCCGACCTTCGCCAGCGGCCTAATGGGCCAGGGCGCGGCGATCATTCCCGCCGAAGGACGGGTGGTGGCGCCGTTTCACGGCGAGGTGGCGTCGCTGTTTTCCACCAAGCACGCCCTCGGCCTGCTGAGCGACAGCGGCATCGAGGTGCTGATCCACGTCGGCATCGATACGGTAAAACTGAACGGTGAGCACTTTACCGCCCATATCAAAGAGGGCGACAAAATCGCCCCCGGCGACCTGCTGGTGGAGTTCGATCGCGAGGCGATTCTGCGCGCCGGCTACGACCTCAGCACCCCGGTGATCATCAGCAACAGCGAGGATTACGCCGGCGTGGAGAACATCTATCCGACCCCTGATGTGCATGCAGGCGCGTCGTTCCTGCAGGTTAAGCGCAACAACAAAGGAGATAACCATGAATAA
- a CDS encoding APH(3') family aminoglycoside O-phosphotransferase: MANIPTTPLFPPAWQPLLEQGHLERQHIGRSDADVFRLRRRYNEDLFLKSERVGAFSGLPAEVEKLSWMGQQGLAVPAVVEFTRHAEHHWLLMSALPGRDLASEPLLPPERVVAIMAQALRQLHDLPYRACPFDQRLSVLIPQAQQRLQSGLVDESDFDPSRQGKSAAELFATLLAGRPAPEAEDIVVTHGDPCLPNLMADGDRFSGFIDCGHLGYADRYQDLALAARSIGYNLGSAWVTPFFRTYGIVPDEARLAYYRLLDEFF; this comes from the coding sequence ATGGCAAATATTCCAACCACCCCGCTCTTCCCCCCGGCCTGGCAGCCGCTGCTGGAACAGGGCCACCTTGAGCGGCAGCATATCGGCCGCTCTGATGCGGACGTCTTCCGCCTGAGGCGGCGGTACAATGAGGACCTGTTTTTAAAATCGGAACGGGTCGGTGCGTTTAGCGGGCTGCCGGCCGAGGTGGAAAAGCTGAGCTGGATGGGCCAGCAGGGGCTGGCGGTACCTGCGGTGGTGGAATTTACCCGCCACGCCGAGCATCACTGGCTACTGATGAGCGCCCTGCCGGGGCGGGATCTGGCCTCTGAGCCGTTGCTGCCGCCTGAACGGGTGGTCGCCATCATGGCGCAGGCGCTGCGGCAGCTGCATGATCTGCCCTATCGCGCCTGTCCGTTCGATCAGCGCCTGAGCGTACTGATCCCACAGGCGCAGCAGCGCCTGCAGAGCGGCCTGGTGGACGAGTCGGACTTCGACCCCAGCCGACAGGGCAAATCCGCCGCCGAGCTGTTCGCAACGTTGCTGGCCGGACGCCCCGCGCCGGAGGCGGAAGATATAGTGGTGACCCACGGCGATCCGTGCCTGCCTAACCTGATGGCGGACGGCGATCGCTTTAGCGGCTTTATCGACTGCGGCCATCTGGGCTATGCCGACCGCTATCAGGATCTGGCCCTGGCGGCGCGCAGCATCGGCTACAACCTGGGCAGCGCCTGGGTGACGCCGTTTTTCCGCACGTATGGCATCGTACCGGATGAAGCGCGCCTGGCTTATTACCGGCTGCTGGATGAGTTTTTCTGA
- a CDS encoding OprD family outer membrane porin, with translation MKINLLTIALATWVIPACAWSSSADTRIQEKDVIDQVLADPFFTQSQMTLSLKNYWKYLKEDNTEPKKVHNAWGQGVAVDYQSGYFADVIGVDVVYYGAVKLGASDYFNTRGVLYNNGSGNNKGNAEGYSKFGQRNLKFKYALGDVGLHARWGWQVMKNVGVISTSTRLSPTTYSGWLGAVDYDGLTLRGAYIESSMDRNSPDKKRFQTNTGKYINHIASGDLSWKSKRWDLKYGYGESENYLQRHILQAHVMPAERLKFGAQIYDTHALEEYKAMPAGKRDFDNHARHYTLEAGWRADNWSTKWGLGYTDAKKEHQVGFYPRHMSKNSRGTFSSMAYAGDDYMRDGEVMLANISDYKLTPDFAVGLAGNIGQFNYKGNHVRTGEINAFTRWTPSQMPLKNLTVWTMFGPGWSYKASGKTPVLNDDGRYMRSHTLSSEVIIEYKFKLF, from the coding sequence ATGAAAATTAATTTATTAACCATCGCGTTAGCGACGTGGGTTATTCCCGCCTGCGCCTGGTCATCTTCAGCTGATACGCGTATTCAGGAAAAAGATGTCATTGACCAGGTGCTGGCAGACCCCTTTTTTACTCAGTCGCAGATGACGCTGTCGCTGAAAAATTACTGGAAATATCTGAAGGAAGACAACACCGAACCGAAAAAAGTGCATAACGCCTGGGGGCAGGGCGTGGCTGTGGACTATCAGTCCGGCTATTTTGCCGACGTGATTGGCGTGGATGTGGTGTATTACGGTGCGGTGAAACTGGGCGCCAGCGACTATTTTAATACGCGCGGCGTGCTGTATAACAACGGCAGTGGTAATAATAAAGGCAACGCCGAAGGGTATAGCAAATTTGGCCAGCGCAACCTCAAATTCAAGTACGCGCTCGGCGACGTAGGGTTACATGCCCGCTGGGGCTGGCAGGTGATGAAAAATGTCGGCGTGATCTCTACCTCCACGCGTCTGTCGCCGACCACCTATTCAGGCTGGCTGGGGGCCGTCGACTATGACGGGTTAACCCTGCGCGGCGCGTATATCGAAAGCTCAATGGACCGCAATTCGCCGGATAAAAAACGCTTTCAGACCAACACCGGTAAATACATTAACCATATCGCCAGCGGCGACCTGTCATGGAAAAGCAAACGGTGGGATCTGAAATACGGCTACGGTGAAAGCGAAAATTATCTGCAGCGCCACATCCTGCAGGCGCATGTTATGCCAGCAGAACGCTTAAAGTTCGGTGCGCAAATCTATGACACCCATGCGCTGGAGGAGTATAAAGCGATGCCGGCCGGCAAGCGTGATTTTGATAATCACGCGCGCCATTATACGCTGGAAGCCGGCTGGCGGGCGGATAATTGGAGCACCAAATGGGGGCTGGGTTATACCGACGCCAAAAAAGAGCATCAGGTGGGGTTTTATCCGCGCCACATGAGTAAAAACTCCCGCGGTACTTTCAGCTCGATGGCGTATGCCGGCGATGACTACATGCGTGACGGCGAGGTGATGCTGGCGAATATCTCGGACTATAAGCTGACGCCAGATTTTGCGGTAGGCCTGGCGGGCAATATCGGCCAGTTCAATTATAAAGGCAACCACGTGCGCACCGGGGAAATCAACGCCTTTACCCGCTGGACGCCTTCTCAGATGCCGCTGAAGAACCTGACCGTCTGGACCATGTTCGGGCCGGGCTGGTCGTATAAAGCCAGTGGTAAAACGCCGGTGCTGAATGATGACGGCCGCTATATGCGCTCCCACACCCTCTCTTCCGAGGTGATTATCGAATACAAATTTAAACTGTTCTGA